A single genomic interval of Sphingobacteriales bacterium harbors:
- the crcB gene encoding fluoride efflux transporter CrcB → MKELLTVFIGSGLGGLTRFGLGRWIDSWHSQHFPYGTFIVNVVACFALGLVIGLADHRQMLSPTAKLFLTVGFCGGFSTFSTFSSETLTLFQQGHNLTSVLYVLGTVLLCVTATFGGLFIAERI, encoded by the coding sequence ATGAAAGAATTATTAACAGTATTTATAGGTAGTGGACTTGGTGGGCTGACACGGTTTGGACTTGGAAGGTGGATTGATAGTTGGCATAGCCAACATTTTCCCTACGGAACTTTTATAGTTAATGTAGTTGCCTGTTTTGCTTTGGGTTTAGTAATCGGACTTGCAGACCATAGACAAATGCTTTCTCCGACAGCAAAATTATTTTTGACAGTTGGTTTTTGTGGCGGCTTTAGCACATTTTCAACCTTCAGTAGCGAAACCTTGACGCTTTTCCAACAAGGACATAATTTAACTTCTGTGCTTTATGTTCTTGGAACTGTGTTGCTTTGTGTAACCGCAACATTTGGTGGACTATTTATCGCAGAGAGGATATGA
- a CDS encoding AAA family ATPase, protein MRILTIEVENLNSLKGQHRIALNAPPLVSAGLFLITGPTGAGKSTLLDAVCLAMYGRVPRYGAGKTPEQILTRHTTECKAVVSFETNGQQYQSKWMMRRARPGKGKTIGELQTPEMELYQLPTMQVLESGVSKVPGKIAELTGLNFEQFTRAVLLAQGEFAAFLKAKPDEKAAVLEQITGTALYRDISKAAFERFKLEREKTTQLQNQIGYKTPLNIEERKELETQLSIVEILVKELQTRINKAEEHIAWSEKLAQLETELAKLTENQTAINTAIEDFAPEQFRLDQHRKALKIRPEWLAWKQLKEKNNEAQAKNEILEKQTIPQLNDDLKTACTFENDAIRQYNEAKKLFDDANPKLQEAIALAAKANLLQQQIDGLKEEQENNQKQINDINTKKTETGQAQNELTKRLQKADEYFAENIVLNELADALPQLTTLASHIETDKTARNEKTNARNEGQKLIDETQAKAQILNNQLNTEIEPPLTALQQKLESLEQALLQQNNHPEANNADDKTIWQQTLDRKNGIERQTHLANECLKLETNANTITKNITHYSQIASQLAEQIALETNSLTITQQHINDLEKLQKAELLIAKYEHDRQVLTPKAPARFAAQPNTHTCIMPTVANTQKCRT, encoded by the coding sequence ATGCGTATTCTTACAATAGAAGTAGAAAACCTAAACTCGTTAAAAGGGCAGCATCGCATAGCATTAAATGCACCGCCTTTGGTTTCGGCAGGGCTATTTTTAATAACCGGCCCAACCGGGGCGGGCAAAAGCACCTTGCTTGATGCCGTTTGCTTAGCCATGTACGGGCGGGTACCGCGCTACGGAGCAGGCAAAACCCCCGAGCAAATTTTAACCCGCCATACCACCGAATGCAAGGCAGTTGTTAGCTTTGAAACTAACGGGCAGCAATACCAGTCGAAATGGATGATGCGCCGCGCCCGCCCAGGCAAAGGTAAAACCATAGGCGAACTGCAAACCCCCGAAATGGAATTGTACCAACTGCCCACCATGCAAGTACTCGAAAGCGGAGTGTCGAAAGTGCCAGGCAAAATAGCCGAACTTACCGGCCTCAACTTTGAGCAGTTTACCCGCGCCGTATTGTTGGCACAAGGCGAGTTTGCCGCATTTTTAAAAGCAAAACCCGATGAAAAAGCAGCCGTTTTAGAACAAATTACCGGAACAGCCCTTTACCGCGACATATCGAAGGCAGCCTTTGAACGCTTTAAATTAGAAAGAGAAAAAACAACACAACTGCAAAACCAAATTGGATATAAAACACCGCTAAATATCGAAGAACGAAAAGAATTAGAAACCCAACTTTCTATCGTTGAAATATTAGTAAAAGAACTACAAACACGCATAAATAAGGCCGAAGAACACATTGCCTGGTCAGAAAAATTAGCCCAGCTTGAAACCGAATTAGCCAAATTAACAGAGAACCAAACAGCTATAAATACCGCTATTGAAGACTTTGCACCCGAACAATTTAGGTTAGACCAGCACAGAAAAGCCTTAAAAATTAGACCCGAATGGTTAGCATGGAAACAGCTAAAAGAAAAAAACAACGAAGCACAGGCTAAAAATGAAATATTGGAAAAACAAACAATTCCGCAACTAAATGACGACCTAAAAACAGCCTGTACTTTCGAAAACGATGCCATAAGGCAATACAATGAAGCCAAAAAATTGTTTGACGATGCCAATCCTAAATTGCAAGAAGCCATAGCGTTGGCAGCCAAAGCCAACCTGCTGCAACAGCAAATTGACGGGCTAAAAGAAGAACAAGAAAACAATCAAAAACAAATCAACGACATAAATACAAAAAAAACTGAAACTGGGCAAGCACAAAACGAATTGACAAAAAGGCTACAAAAAGCAGATGAATATTTTGCCGAAAACATAGTTTTAAACGAACTTGCCGATGCTTTGCCACAGCTAACCACTTTGGCCAGCCATATTGAAACAGATAAAACCGCCCGCAACGAAAAAACTAATGCCCGCAACGAGGGTCAAAAATTAATTGACGAAACGCAGGCCAAGGCGCAAATATTAAATAACCAGCTAAACACCGAAATTGAACCCCCCTTAACAGCTTTACAACAAAAATTAGAAAGTTTAGAACAAGCACTACTACAACAAAACAATCATCCGGAGGCCAACAATGCCGATGATAAAACAATTTGGCAACAAACCCTTGACCGCAAAAACGGCATCGAAAGGCAAACTCACTTGGCAAATGAATGCCTGAAATTAGAAACCAACGCAAACACTATAACTAAAAACATAACGCATTATAGCCAAATTGCCTCGCAATTAGCCGAACAAATTGCCCTTGAGACAAACAGTTTAACCATTACCCAACAGCATATAAACGATTTAGAAAAACTTCAAAAAGCCGAGCTGCTAATTGCCAAATACGAGCACGACCGCCAAGTTTTAACCCCAAAAGCCCCTGCCCGCTTTGCGGCTCAACCGAACACCCATACCTGCATAATGCCAACAGTAGCCAACACCCAAAAATGCAGAACCTAA
- a CDS encoding IS5 family transposase, whose protein sequence is MKTYPSSLTDSQWSAILGILDDKRKRKHSLREIFNALFYLLKTGCQWRMLPFHFPSWKLVYYYFTKWKKDGTIELIHEILRDKTRKQAGRASSPSVGIIDSQSVKTTSVGGLCRGIDGGKKVKGRKRHIIVDTMGLLLAVVVHAANEHDSKSAPMVIADLRGRFCRLVKIVADGGYRGELIENTRKTFGWVVEVVSRSNTASKFEVLPKRWIVERTFAWLESYRRLSKDFEFQTETSQTMIQLAMIKLMLNRIRK, encoded by the coding sequence ATGAAAACCTACCCAAGCAGTCTCACCGATAGTCAATGGAGTGCAATATTAGGCATTTTAGACGACAAACGGAAACGAAAACACAGTTTAAGAGAAATTTTTAATGCGCTGTTCTATTTGCTTAAAACTGGCTGTCAATGGCGCATGCTGCCGTTCCATTTTCCGTCATGGAAGCTTGTTTACTACTATTTTACCAAGTGGAAGAAGGATGGGACGATAGAACTCATCCATGAAATACTCAGGGATAAGACTCGAAAGCAAGCAGGCAGGGCTTCATCGCCAAGTGTTGGTATAATTGATAGCCAGAGCGTAAAGACAACAAGCGTCGGAGGCTTGTGCAGAGGGATTGACGGGGGTAAAAAAGTTAAAGGCAGAAAGCGGCATATTATTGTAGATACAATGGGACTACTTTTAGCGGTTGTGGTTCATGCGGCAAATGAGCATGACAGTAAATCAGCCCCAATGGTTATAGCTGACCTCAGAGGCAGGTTTTGCAGATTGGTAAAGATAGTAGCTGATGGCGGGTATAGAGGCGAGTTAATTGAAAATACCCGCAAAACGTTTGGGTGGGTGGTTGAGGTTGTAAGTAGATCGAATACAGCCTCGAAATTCGAAGTATTGCCAAAAAGATGGATTGTTGAAAGAACTTTTGCATGGCTCGAAAGCTATCGAAGATTGAGTAAAGACTTTGAGTTCCAAACCGAAACGAGCCAGACAATGATCCAACTTGCCATGATAAAATTGATGCTTAATAGAATTAGAAAATAA
- a CDS encoding response regulator transcription factor, translating into MEQKVILLVEDDFLNRRLSKKALTENNYKVLEAKNAHEALEILKKEIVDLAILDINLGENEQDGISLGQHISNKLSVPFIYLTAYDNPQVRGKAVATTPYSYLTKPFKNLDLITSVEIAFKQSGKKHIPKILVKDGEYNVELSTDEINYIESNGNYLLFYTDKKIYKQRSTVKQVLEELSDSNFVQVHRAYIVNKAKIEKFNQKSLVVRNTEIFISKNYLGSLLP; encoded by the coding sequence ATGGAACAAAAAGTAATTTTATTGGTAGAAGATGACTTTCTCAATAGACGGCTTTCTAAAAAAGCATTGACAGAGAATAATTACAAGGTTTTAGAGGCAAAAAATGCCCACGAAGCTTTGGAAATCCTGAAAAAAGAAATTGTTGACCTTGCCATTCTCGACATCAACCTCGGCGAAAATGAACAAGATGGAATATCGCTTGGGCAGCATATAAGTAATAAATTGTCTGTTCCGTTTATTTATTTAACGGCCTACGACAACCCTCAAGTAAGAGGCAAAGCTGTTGCCACTACACCTTATTCTTATCTGACTAAACCGTTCAAAAACTTAGATTTGATTACTTCAGTAGAAATTGCCTTCAAACAGTCGGGCAAAAAACATATTCCAAAAATTTTAGTTAAAGACGGAGAATACAATGTAGAACTCTCCACCGATGAAATTAACTATATAGAGTCAAACGGGAATTATTTGCTGTTTTACACCGATAAAAAAATATACAAACAGCGATCTACCGTTAAGCAAGTATTAGAAGAACTATCTGACAGCAACTTTGTGCAGGTACACCGGGCGTATATAGTAAATAAAGCCAAAATAGAAAAATTCAACCAAAAAAGTTTAGTTGTTAGAAATACAGAAATATTTATTTCTAAGAATTATTTGGGATCTCTTTTGCCGTAG
- a CDS encoding tetratricopeptide repeat protein, translating into MSYFAIAQDFAAEKEIQVIDSLIQSRQLTTAQRKTDSLYKQLALQKTGEQKAQLLELKYRQALIIDRQEESPAESLKILIDMIDEVEAARLYSLSYHVYLLMALCYEKSDNLELTRDYLKKAYKVYEEHNLESIYSTYCIRISSYYRFTNNLDSMLYYAKKANVFAQKYGNEKDLADSYLLLGAAASSDKNYIETLGYYLKLLNLEKKNGDTLSIFVYYNNIAQTYLKMGNTNKALQYSDSSIVFKTSNLSYNSSFFKIRSKIYEALGNKDSSYYNLKQHVDCYQQWAGENEKVKTKKLEEQYQNDKNEAIIRNKEQQLIFIGSLLAVIAVASVLIIIKNRQINEQNKVIRTQLAELSKTLEQKQVLLSEFQHRVKNNLQHVISILEIQKESADFNNIEELIRGNQNRIHSMALLHKKLSVTDNVNDVDLKIYISELAELVKDSYDNIKKKVSLHVKCEIETISIEKALPIGLIITELVSNSMKYAFEKQKIGIISIEITKNETGNQIYYADNGVGFDFYKVNEKGLGLEIIKGLIDQLGGNVEAKRNNGFELTICFK; encoded by the coding sequence TTGAGCTATTTTGCAATAGCGCAGGATTTTGCTGCAGAGAAGGAAATACAGGTAATAGACAGTTTGATTCAAAGCCGTCAATTAACTACTGCCCAAAGGAAAACCGACAGTTTATACAAACAGTTAGCCCTGCAAAAAACCGGAGAGCAAAAAGCGCAATTATTAGAGCTAAAATACCGGCAAGCACTTATAATTGATAGGCAGGAGGAGTCGCCGGCAGAGTCACTTAAAATATTGATAGACATGATAGATGAAGTTGAGGCGGCGCGTTTGTATTCCCTTTCTTACCATGTTTATTTGCTGATGGCCTTATGCTACGAAAAATCTGATAATTTAGAATTGACACGCGACTATTTAAAAAAAGCTTACAAGGTATATGAAGAGCATAATTTGGAAAGTATTTACAGTACTTACTGCATCAGAATAAGCTCGTATTACCGGTTCACAAACAACCTTGATTCTATGCTGTATTATGCAAAAAAAGCAAATGTGTTTGCCCAAAAATACGGCAACGAAAAAGACTTGGCCGATTCGTACCTCTTGCTGGGGGCAGCGGCAAGCAGCGATAAGAATTATATAGAGACGTTAGGATACTATTTAAAATTATTAAATTTAGAAAAGAAAAATGGCGATACCCTCTCTATATTTGTTTATTACAACAATATTGCCCAAACCTATTTGAAAATGGGAAATACTAATAAAGCATTGCAATATAGCGACTCATCTATTGTATTTAAAACGTCGAACCTAAGCTATAATAGCAGTTTTTTTAAAATAAGATCAAAAATATATGAAGCCTTGGGCAATAAAGACTCGTCTTATTATAACTTAAAACAACATGTAGATTGTTACCAACAGTGGGCAGGGGAAAACGAGAAAGTAAAAACAAAAAAATTAGAGGAGCAGTACCAAAATGACAAAAATGAAGCAATTATTAGAAACAAAGAGCAACAGTTGATTTTTATAGGCAGTTTGCTTGCCGTAATTGCTGTGGCCTCGGTTTTAATAATCATAAAAAACAGACAAATTAACGAACAAAACAAAGTTATAAGAACACAATTGGCAGAACTTTCTAAAACATTGGAACAAAAACAAGTACTTTTATCTGAGTTTCAGCATAGGGTAAAAAATAACCTACAGCACGTCATCAGTATTCTTGAAATTCAGAAGGAATCAGCCGATTTTAACAATATAGAAGAGCTTATCCGTGGAAACCAGAACCGTATCCATTCAATGGCCTTGCTTCATAAAAAGTTGAGTGTTACAGACAATGTAAATGATGTGGATTTGAAAATATACATTTCCGAACTTGCCGAATTAGTTAAAGATTCATACGACAACATCAAAAAGAAGGTCAGTCTTCACGTAAAATGCGAGATAGAAACAATCTCTATAGAAAAAGCCTTGCCTATCGGTTTAATAATTACAGAACTTGTAAGCAATAGTATGAAATACGCCTTCGAAAAACAAAAAATCGGAATTATTAGCATTGAAATAACCAAAAACGAAACGGGAAACCAAATATATTATGCAGATAACGGAGTTGGTTTTGATTTTTATAAAGTAAATGAAAAGGGGTTGGGCTTAGAAATCATCAAAGGACTGATTGACCAATTAGGTGGAAATGTAGAAGCCAAACGCAATAACGGTTTTGAACTTACTATATGTTTTAAATAA
- a CDS encoding patatin-like phospholipase family protein, whose amino-acid sequence MNHLLERLTKPGPKRILTIDGGGIRGALAVGFIEKLELMLRQRYGKPDLRLCEYFDFIGGTSTGAIIASTLSLGLSAAEIKKYYLEVGSYIFGIKRKVNNLKDWKYIWRGQQYDYQPLEKTLKEAFNDIKIGDPQIKTGLCIVAKRADTQSTWPIINHPNGKFYPLNKDIPLWQVVRASTAAPGFFRPEMMQVGNNEPAVFIDGGMSMFNNPAFLLFLIATLKGFPFQWQTGDDNLLLVSVGTGMFSTKRNIKKAYNRKVLGIFKDLPAIFLNDANKLNQTILQYISNSPTPLEIDGEMGYLDNDLLTPNPALHYLRYNVKLEKDALESFGLNYPANEIYNFRKIDNIASTSELAKIGEIVADKTVLPEHFPPHFDIY is encoded by the coding sequence ATGAACCACTTACTCGAACGATTAACAAAACCAGGACCCAAACGCATACTAACCATTGATGGCGGCGGTATAAGAGGGGCATTAGCAGTAGGATTTATCGAAAAATTAGAACTTATGCTGCGCCAGCGATACGGCAAACCCGATTTGCGGCTATGCGAATATTTCGACTTTATTGGCGGCACAAGCACAGGCGCCATTATTGCCTCTACCTTGTCGCTTGGGTTATCGGCAGCCGAAATTAAAAAATATTACCTCGAGGTTGGCAGCTATATTTTTGGCATAAAACGAAAAGTAAACAACCTTAAAGACTGGAAATATATTTGGCGAGGGCAGCAATACGACTACCAGCCCTTAGAAAAAACCCTCAAAGAGGCATTTAACGATATAAAAATTGGCGACCCCCAAATAAAAACCGGATTGTGTATTGTTGCCAAACGTGCCGACACACAAAGCACCTGGCCCATAATAAACCACCCCAACGGAAAATTTTACCCCCTAAACAAAGATATTCCCCTTTGGCAGGTAGTTAGGGCAAGCACTGCTGCGCCGGGCTTTTTTCGCCCCGAAATGATGCAGGTGGGCAACAACGAACCAGCCGTTTTTATAGATGGCGGAATGAGCATGTTTAACAACCCCGCTTTTTTGCTTTTTTTAATTGCCACCCTTAAAGGTTTTCCGTTTCAATGGCAAACCGGCGACGACAATTTGCTGCTCGTTTCAGTCGGAACAGGCATGTTTTCTACTAAACGAAATATTAAAAAAGCCTATAACCGAAAGGTTTTGGGAATTTTTAAAGACCTGCCAGCCATTTTTTTAAACGATGCCAACAAACTCAACCAAACGATACTGCAATACATTTCTAACTCGCCCACCCCACTCGAAATAGACGGCGAAATGGGCTACCTCGACAACGATTTGCTAACACCCAATCCCGCCCTTCATTACCTTAGGTACAACGTAAAATTAGAAAAAGATGCCCTCGAAAGTTTTGGCTTAAACTATCCGGCAAACGAAATTTATAATTTCAGAAAAATAGACAATATAGCAAGCACCTCAGAACTTGCCAAAATAGGCGAAATTGTGGCAGACAAAACCGTTTTACCCGAACATTTTCCTCCCCATTTCGATATTTATTAA
- a CDS encoding DUF4062 domain-containing protein has protein sequence MSKTDVRVFLSSTFRDLKNEREVLMKKIFPEIKAICRAKGITVTEVDLRWGITDEEAILGKIVRTCMEEIDRCRPYFIGFLGGRYGYIPDYVEISKDAHLLADYPWIEDAIFDEMSITEMEFRYGGLDDQAKYPRTEALRPNPLFYFKKTTETNEDTPRINDLRNAILQKQIPVKEFADAEEFGKMVYDEFLALIARDFPDAQQETDLDRIRSYHRAFAESRRRSYIPNMQYIKALNEWAKPVNLPLELNKTAYSQNMVVHAVSGTGKSALLAFWTDQFRRRNPDVLIVEHYVGIGANTESQYEAITHLLSEIKQYTQIETEIPKNPGELERSVAQWLGYLKNKPTLWVLDGIDQLSEHAQQLGWLPQLIPNNIKILLSTTNTATIEQLNKQGWVPLAVQPLSEREREALTVRYLSEYRKSLSPELIKEIAANEKTASPLFLCVLLEELRLHGQHENLTEIIQKLLSNNSIDDLFQDVLHRLENSFNASAIKKVMTNLWVSRYGLNEEELSEVCQISRIRLSGIISAFDYHLHRKNGMFSFFHDYLRNAVHKRYLAEQAAVTMATRNLLQFFEQKLHNILANRINTVIPTESTSLDLRILSETGWLLLELHEYERLAQFLGNLRIMEILCIQSDYDFMRLWSHLEQNNFKYFDHYAKSFKAEGVDITGQDKDGRAKSLEILLLQPALADVLLLFLETLLTRSLDYKSIPIIEILCSYYQQTNQPKKLIALYIKYASVLIAISEIEEAEKNTNMAFDLLTEEPDLNLLLNAYTRAGDIALNKNHLTAAMTAFSTAFDLAKQTKNEKDIEMCRKNIGFVHYRSKRHTEALDCYQQNLAYAQRVGDKRSLAEALANIATIQSEKGLQQAAITSNEQVIIIAQELGAPHVVALCKGNLASIYYEIGQTEKAIECHNESIKILKALQMKEHIIIMLIQQSSFMLGMIEADREANMVLIEKIDQNLSEAVRYANEIKRPDFAADVEYLYWRANLLFNLPDEAEKHRLAALNQLLEIGEENLRIEQKQRITELTTKIITPL, from the coding sequence ATGTCAAAAACAGATGTAAGAGTATTTTTATCCTCTACTTTCCGCGATTTGAAAAACGAGCGCGAAGTTTTGATGAAAAAAATATTTCCGGAAATTAAAGCCATTTGCCGCGCTAAGGGCATCACCGTAACCGAAGTAGATTTGCGCTGGGGAATTACAGACGAAGAAGCCATTTTGGGCAAAATTGTGCGTACCTGTATGGAAGAAATAGACCGTTGCCGCCCCTATTTTATTGGCTTTTTGGGCGGGCGCTACGGCTATATACCCGACTATGTAGAAATAAGCAAAGACGCCCACCTCTTAGCCGACTACCCATGGATAGAAGATGCCATTTTCGACGAAATGTCTATTACCGAAATGGAGTTTCGCTACGGCGGCCTCGACGACCAGGCAAAATACCCCAGAACCGAAGCTCTGCGCCCCAATCCTTTGTTTTATTTTAAAAAAACAACCGAAACAAACGAAGATACCCCCCGAATTAACGACCTGCGCAACGCAATTTTGCAAAAACAAATACCCGTTAAAGAATTTGCCGATGCCGAAGAGTTTGGCAAAATGGTTTACGACGAATTTTTAGCCCTGATTGCACGCGATTTTCCGGATGCACAGCAAGAAACCGACCTCGACCGCATAAGGTCGTACCACCGCGCTTTTGCCGAAAGCAGACGCCGCTCGTATATTCCTAATATGCAATATATAAAAGCACTTAACGAGTGGGCTAAGCCCGTTAATTTACCGCTTGAACTAAACAAAACTGCATATTCTCAAAACATGGTAGTTCATGCTGTATCGGGCACCGGAAAATCGGCCTTATTGGCTTTTTGGACAGACCAGTTTCGCCGCCGCAATCCGGATGTTTTAATAGTAGAACATTATGTAGGAATTGGTGCAAATACCGAAAGTCAATACGAAGCCATCACCCATTTACTTTCTGAAATAAAACAATATACCCAAATTGAAACCGAAATCCCAAAAAATCCGGGCGAATTAGAAAGAAGTGTGGCACAATGGCTTGGCTATTTAAAAAACAAACCAACATTATGGGTCTTAGATGGTATTGACCAGTTGTCTGAACATGCCCAACAGCTTGGTTGGCTGCCCCAATTAATTCCCAATAACATAAAAATACTGCTTTCAACTACCAATACGGCTACCATAGAACAGCTCAACAAGCAAGGCTGGGTGCCACTTGCCGTACAACCGCTTTCAGAACGCGAGCGCGAGGCACTAACAGTTCGCTACCTCTCGGAATACAGAAAATCATTAAGCCCCGAACTGATAAAAGAAATTGCTGCCAACGAAAAAACCGCCAGTCCGCTTTTTTTATGTGTTCTTTTAGAAGAGTTACGCCTGCATGGGCAACACGAAAACCTTACCGAAATAATTCAAAAACTTTTAAGCAACAACAGTATAGACGATTTGTTTCAAGATGTTTTGCACCGCTTAGAAAATTCGTTTAACGCAAGTGCCATCAAAAAAGTAATGACAAATTTGTGGGTATCTCGCTACGGTTTAAATGAAGAGGAACTGTCTGAGGTGTGTCAAATTTCCCGGATACGGCTTTCGGGCATTATTTCTGCTTTCGACTACCATCTTCACCGCAAAAATGGCATGTTTTCTTTTTTTCATGACTACCTCCGAAACGCAGTGCATAAACGCTACCTCGCCGAACAGGCTGCCGTTACAATGGCAACCCGAAACCTTTTACAATTTTTTGAACAAAAACTCCACAATATATTAGCTAACCGTATAAACACAGTTATCCCAACTGAAAGCACTTCTTTAGATTTGCGCATTTTAAGCGAAACTGGTTGGTTATTGCTTGAACTGCACGAGTATGAGCGTTTGGCGCAGTTTTTAGGTAACCTCCGGATTATGGAAATATTGTGCATTCAAAGTGATTATGATTTTATGCGGCTTTGGAGTCATTTAGAGCAAAATAACTTTAAATATTTCGACCATTATGCAAAAAGCTTTAAGGCAGAAGGCGTTGATATTACTGGCCAAGATAAAGACGGCAGGGCAAAAAGCCTTGAAATACTATTGCTACAACCAGCACTTGCAGACGTACTTCTCCTATTTCTCGAAACGCTATTAACTCGTAGTTTAGATTACAAATCAATACCTATAATTGAAATACTTTGCTCTTATTATCAACAAACAAATCAACCAAAAAAACTGATTGCGCTCTATATCAAATATGCCAGCGTTTTAATTGCTATCTCAGAAATAGAGGAAGCAGAAAAAAACACCAATATGGCTTTTGATTTGCTGACTGAAGAACCCGACTTGAATTTGTTATTAAACGCCTACACTCGTGCTGGTGATATTGCCCTAAATAAAAACCATTTAACAGCGGCAATGACTGCATTTTCTACAGCCTTTGACCTTGCCAAGCAGACCAAGAATGAAAAAGACATAGAGATGTGTCGTAAAAATATTGGCTTTGTTCATTATCGTTCAAAACGACACACAGAAGCATTAGATTGTTACCAACAAAATTTAGCTTATGCCCAAAGAGTAGGCGATAAGCGCAGTTTAGCCGAAGCACTCGCAAATATTGCCACAATTCAATCTGAAAAAGGGCTTCAACAGGCCGCAATTACAAGCAACGAGCAAGTAATAATTATTGCCCAAGAGCTTGGCGCGCCTCATGTAGTAGCACTTTGTAAGGGCAATTTAGCCTCTATATATTATGAAATAGGCCAAACTGAAAAAGCTATCGAATGCCACAACGAAAGCATTAAAATATTAAAGGCATTACAAATGAAAGAACATATTATTATTATGTTAATTCAGCAATCGTCCTTTATGTTAGGTATGATAGAAGCCGACAGGGAGGCAAACATGGTATTAATTGAAAAAATTGACCAAAACCTATCCGAGGCAGTAAGATATGCAAACGAAATAAAACGTCCGGATTTTGCTGCCGATGTTGAATATTTGTATTGGAGGGCAAACTTGTTGTTTAACCTTCCGGATGAAGCCGAAAAACACCGTCTTGCCGCCTTAAACCAACTGCTCGAAATAGGTGAAGAAAACCTCCGGATAGAACAAAAACAAAGAATTACAGAACTAACAACAAAAATAATAACACCACTATAA
- a CDS encoding ATP-binding protein, with protein sequence MVIESYTIPCSCENLSKIRHFMEAKLQALPLSDTDKFKIILAVDEACANAIIHGNKCNAHHILQVRFAAFANYIQVDICDTGKIAPKNQTPPTEPNITDFTEKRQRGGLGLSLIHHIMDKVTYYPKGKQTVCTLVKNLPAA encoded by the coding sequence ATGGTTATAGAAAGTTACACTATTCCTTGTAGCTGCGAAAACTTGTCGAAAATACGGCATTTTATGGAGGCTAAGCTACAAGCCCTGCCCCTTTCAGACACCGATAAATTTAAAATTATTTTAGCCGTTGACGAAGCCTGCGCCAATGCCATTATTCACGGCAACAAGTGTAACGCTCACCATATTTTGCAAGTAAGATTTGCCGCCTTTGCCAATTATATACAAGTTGATATTTGCGACACCGGCAAAATAGCCCCTAAAAACCAAACCCCACCTACCGAGCCCAATATTACCGATTTTACCGAAAAACGCCAGCGCGGTGGCTTAGGGCTTAGCCTTATACACCACATTATGGATAAGGTAACCTATTACCCCAAAGGCAAACAAACCGTATGCACCTTGGTAAAAAACCTGCCCGCTGCTTAA
- a CDS encoding HAD-IIIA family hydrolase has protein sequence MNSNQNKHLHKNNKTMLPKLIATDVDGVLTNGGMYYDEHFNELKKFNVSDGVGVIFCKLLQIPVAIFTGENTPIVSRRAKKLGIEHVFLGCKNKVQNLSQLCQQLGIDPQQVAYIGDDINDIQMLKTVGFSACPANAPLYVRKYAHITLSKKGGQGVFREFVEYILQRENLLNHCIELFLTQEANKS, from the coding sequence ATAAACTCAAACCAAAATAAACACCTCCACAAAAACAACAAAACCATGTTACCCAAACTAATAGCTACCGATGTTGACGGCGTGCTAACCAATGGCGGCATGTACTACGATGAGCATTTTAACGAACTTAAAAAATTTAATGTTTCAGATGGGGTGGGCGTAATTTTTTGTAAATTATTGCAAATACCCGTTGCCATTTTTACCGGAGAAAACACCCCAATTGTAAGCCGCCGGGCTAAAAAATTAGGTATCGAGCATGTATTTTTAGGTTGTAAAAATAAAGTACAAAACCTAAGCCAACTGTGCCAGCAATTAGGTATTGACCCACAGCAGGTAGCCTATATTGGCGACGATATTAACGATATACAAATGCTAAAAACCGTTGGCTTCTCGGCCTGCCCAGCCAACGCGCCCTTGTATGTGCGCAAGTACGCGCATATAACCCTATCAAAAAAAGGTGGGCAAGGCGTTTTCCGCGAATTTGTTGAGTATATTTTGCAGCGCGAAAACCTGTTAAATCATTGTATCGAACTGTTTTTAACACAAGAGGCAAACAAAAGCTAA